The proteins below come from a single Lodderomyces elongisporus chromosome 3, complete sequence genomic window:
- the TRX1 gene encoding thioredoxin trx1, translated as MVSQVSSAKEFEDTIKSFQGLVVVDFFATWCGPCKMIAPLLEKFSTQYTEVKFLKVDVDAVQELAQQYQVTSMPTLLFFKNGEVIEKVIGANPSAIKKAIETNK; from the coding sequence ATGGTTTCACAAGTCAGCAGTGCTAAAGAATTCGAAGACACCATTAAGAGTTTCCAAGGattggttgtggttgaCTTTTTCGCCACTTGGTGTGGTCCATGTAAGATGATTGCTCCATTGTTGGAGAAATTCTCAACCCAATACACTGAAGTCAAATTCCTCAaggttgatgttgatgccGTACAGGAATTGGCTCAACAATACCAAGTTACAAGTATGCCAaccttgttgttcttcaaGAACGGTGAagttattgaaaaagttaTTGGTGCCAACCCATCAGCTATCAAGAAAGCCattgaaacaaacaagtaa
- a CDS encoding uncharacterized protein (BUSCO:EOG09260KWP), with the protein MSKQGHGPSKSLVNRNLPHDDTLKVSSSANNSATGSSGGIEGGAGTGTGSHSGSTRNRSTSVTRRKSRPRLWKAVSGSHPKLIYSVDDDINEQEGDGDDGDANNSDSNISVKNDRDYIEGYNDALKALSLRRSSKSPLRKYQQTYQEQNMDDVDTVLQSLQNDRSRKQVRRGEQEQTNERSSAANENENENGSGAGTGAGEGEGDGAVVGEEGYNDAANDIDDNNVNADDDDDDDDDDDDDDDDGSIRSDSSVDTLNLKERQNAINSTHPFGIKIWKPSLYKKSRSVATRAEEDIHDFGQRRPASRRFWGVQVTNLIWSFTAGLFIYVACLVGAAFVFIFSGLGLRKASRPYITAFLKLGRYWLYPFGKFVLLNKDQNYLDEDLLEGRTLNEFHQWRLQEEGRLFFAPPRRYTGANETTGLMKNLMKDHKGRPLRDAYSSLENEGQSPSAQSGSGSGSGSGSGSGADADANAGSGSGGSHASSGPAVDNNTADNSSAIAEDSDPNDIKVRFFGRGDWSAGRIAFYLYFYVIIQPISYIIGFLCWLFVFTIPMANITGILNYHLRRHPLALDFEMEKDYYKKRESNPNLRNKKQSILLCTYRCCGYHYYKYTIDGTNIFFINLLSVVLFVIFDYYILKEQLHWDSFLTDSNTVFCLCLFSIIPLAYFIGQAVASISAQSSMGVGAVINAFFSTIVEIFLYCVALDQAKGKLVEGSMIGSILGGVLLLPGLSMCGGALKRKTQRYNPRSAGVSSTMLLFAMVIMFAPSLFYQIYGAYEIKCNSCDVRHNLDDCTKCRFIQPSFTLDPLYYKVIKPFSLIVALALFAAYICGLYFTLRTHASLIWAANSHEARKEEYLRSPSVSSLAVHQQSQQQQQQQPQIYPIQQPQSQPQRVQSISRQHLAKPSERKITEHEPTKDEHDGSGHDAPNWSRNKSTVILLSATVLYAIIAEILVDNVDSILADFPINPKFLGLTIFALVPNTTEFLNAISFAIGGNVALSMEIGSAYALQVVLIQIPSLVVYSMLKGYVNVEQIFSLVFPRWDIIATLISIYLFTYIYAEGKSNYFKGVILILIYIVVLIGFWFNDIIEELDDGYGAYFKNGVKF; encoded by the coding sequence ATGTCGAAGCAAGGGCACGGCCCGTCTAAAAGCCTTGTCAACAGAAATTTACCACATGACGACACTTTGAAAGTTTCTAGCTCTGCTAACAATCTGGCCACCGGTAGTAGCGGCGGCATAGAGGGTGGGGCTGGAACAGGAACTGGGAGCCATAGTGGAAGTACTAGAAACAGATCTACAAGTGTTACAAGAAGGAAATCTAGACCGCGATTATGGAAGGCGGTGAGTGGGTCACATCCGAAATTAATCTATTCAGTTGACGATGATATCAATGAACAAGAAGGCGATGGAGATGATGGAGATGCAAACAATTCTGACTCAAACATAAGTGTAAAAAACGATAGAGACTATATTGAAGGATACAATGATGCATTAAAGGCATTGAGTTTGAGACGTAGCAGCAAGAGTCCATTGAGAAAGTATCAGCAAACTTATCAAGAGCAAAATATGGATGATGTGGATACAGTGTTGCAAAGCCTACAGAATGATAGAAGCAGAAAGCAAGTGCGTAGAGgcgaacaagaacaaacaaatgaaCGTAGTTCTGCTGCtaacgaaaacgaaaatgaGAATGGTTCTGGCGCAGGTACCGGTGCCGGTGAGGGTGAGGGTGATGGTGCCGTCGTCGGTGAAGAAGGTTATAATGATGCCGCCAATGACATTGACGATAATAACGTTAatgctgatgatgatgatgatgatgatgatgatgatgatgatgatgatgatgatggatCCATTCGTTCAGACCTGTCAGTAGATACCTTAAATTTGAAAGAACGTCAGAATGCCATCAACTCGACGCATCCGTTTGGTATCAAAATTTGGAAACCATCATTGTACAAGAAAAGTCGATCTGTAGCCACTAGAGCTGAGGAGGATATTCATGATTTTGGACAAAGACGTCCTGCATCCAGAAGATTTTGGGGTGTTCAGGTAACCAACTTGATTTGGAGTTTCACTGCTGGGCTTTTCATATACGTTGCTTGTCTTGTGGGTGCTGCCTttgtgtttattttttctggATTAGGCTTGCGAAAGGCTCTGAGACCTTATATTACTGCGTTTTTGAAGTTAGGAAGATATTGGTTATACCCGTTTGgaaaatttgttttgctcAACAAGGACCAGAATTATCTTGATGAGGATTTATTAGAGGGAAGAACATTGAATGAGTTCCATCAATGGAGATTGCAAGAAGAGGGTAGATTGTTTTTTGCGCCACCTAGGCGGTACACTGGTGCAAACGAAACTACGGGTTTGATGAAGAATTTGATGAAAGATCACAAGGGCAGGCCCTTGCGTGATGCTTACAGCTCCTTAGAGAATGAGGGTCAATCCCCCAGTGCTCAATCAGGTTCAGGTTCAGGTTCAGGTTCAGGTTCAGGTTCAGGtgcagatgcagatgcAAATGCAGGCTCGGGCTCAGGAGGTTCCCACGCCAGTTCCGGACCGGCGGTTGATAATAATACTGCCGATAATTCATCTGCCATTGCTGAAGATCTGGATCCAAATGATATCAAGGTGAGATTTTTTGGAAGAGGCGATTGGAGTGCAGGAAGAATtgctttttatttatacttTTACGTGATTATCCAACCCATTTCATACATTATTGGCTTCCTTTGCTGGTTGTTTGTGTTCACCATTCCCATGGCTAACATTACGGGAATCTTAAACTACCATCTCAGACGTCATCCATTGGCTTTGGAttttgaaatggaaaaggattattataaaaagagagagcTGAACCCCAActtgagaaacaaaaaacaactgATCTTGTTGTGTACTTATAGATGTTGCGGATACCACTACTATAAATACACTATCGATGGAACaaacatcttcttcatcaacttGCTAtcagttgttttgtttgtcatCTTTGACTATTATATTCTTAAAGAACAACTACACTGGGATTCGTTTTTAACGGACTCAAACACAGTTTtctgtttgtgtttgttttccATTATTCCATTAGCGTATTTCATTGGTCAGGCCGTTGCTTCTATCTCGGCGCAATCGTCTATGGGTGTTGGTGCTGTTATCAACGCATTTTTCTCTACTATTGTTGAAATCTTTTTATACTGTGTTGCATTGGACCAAGCTAAAGGCAAGTTGGTTGAAGGTTCGATGATTGGTTCGATACTTGGTGGTGTACTATTACTTCCAGGCCTCTCCATGTGTGGAGGAGCACTTAAGCGGAAGACGCAGAGATATAATCCCAGATCTGCAGGTGTTTCTTCAACGATGTTATTGTTTGCCATGGTGATTATGTTTGCGCCATCTTTATTCTACCAAATATATGGTGCATACGAGATCAAGTGCAATAGTTGTGATGTTAGACACAATTTGGACGATTGCACGAAATGCAGGTTTATCCAACCTTCATTCACGTTGGACCCTCTATATTACAAGGTGATTAAACCCTTTTCGTTGATTGTGGCTTTGGCATTATTTGCTGCTTACATATGTGGTCTTTACTTTACGTTGCGTACTCATGCGTCGTTGATTTGGGCTGCTAATTCTCACGAGGCAAGGAAAGAGGAGTATCTTCGATCACCGAGTGTTTCCAGTCTTGCAGTGCATCAGCAAtcacagcagcaacagcaacagcaaccacAAATCTACCCTAttcaacaaccacaatcaCAACCACAAAGAGTTCAGAGCATCAGTAGGCAGCATTTGGCAAAGCCTTCAGAGCGTAAAATTACAGAACATGAGCCTACAAAAGACGAGCACGATGGATCTGGCCATGATGCGCCCAACTGGTCAAGAAATAAGTCCACTGTTATATTATTGAGCGCCACTGTTCTTTATGCGATTATTGCTGAGATTTTGGTTGATAACGTTGACTCTATTTTGGCCGACTTCCCGATCAACCCTAAATTCTTGGGCTTAACAATTTTTGCATTGGTTCCAAACACTACGGAGTTTTTGAATGCCATTTCGTTTGCCATTGGTGGTAATGTTGCGTTGTCTATGGAGATTGGTAGTGCATATGCTTTACAAGTTGTTTTGATCCAAATTCCAAGTTTGGTTGTTTACTCTATGCTCAAAGGATATGTGAATGTTGAGCAAATATTTTCATTGGTATTCCCTCGATGGGATATTATTGCGACATTGATCTccatttatttgtttacaTATATCTATGCAGAAGGGAAATCCAACTATTTCAAGGGTGTAATTTTGATCTTGATTTATATTGTTGTTCTTATTGGATTTTGGTTTAATGATATCATTGAGGAATTAGATGATGGATATGGTGCCTACTTTAAGAATGGAGTGAAGTTTTGA
- the smd1 gene encoding Sm snRNP core protein Smd1 (BUSCO:EOG09265FL1), whose product MKLVRFLMNVPNSTNQPITVELKNGNIVNGTLLSANPQMNLNLKNVKLQQLYQDPILLQYINIRGNQIRQILLPDDLNIDGVLEKSQTKIKGQGAGPSAKPVSRRGGRGGGSDRGGRGRGRGRGR is encoded by the coding sequence ATGAAGTTGGTACGATTCCTAATGAATGTACCCAATTCTACAAACCAGCCCATCACAGTGGAGTTGAAGAATGGTAACATTGTGAATGGAACTCTTTTATCTGCAAACCCTCAGATGAATCTCAATTTGAAGAATGTTAAATTGCAACAACTATATCAGGACCCCATTTTGCTTCAATATATAAACATTAGAGGAAACCAGATCAGACAGATATTACTACCGGATGATTTAAATATTGATGGTGTGCTAGAAAAGTCGCAGACTAAAATCAAAGGACAAGGAGCTGGTCCCAGCGCGAAACCTGTGTCACGAAGAGGCGGTAGAGGCGGAGGTTCAGATCGTGgtggaagaggaagaggcaGAGGCAGAGGTAGATAG
- the MRPL25 gene encoding 54S ribosomal protein L25, mitochondrial, whose amino-acid sequence MSSLTAKEAFAKLPQKLHNFFIKYPPRPFAQYKDGPSLTTDPDMNPFYHTKNPDTGKWRGAPISRRRSADLFKMAKKFGIEDLLPPVPRKFYEEKYDNKKWMLGMTHPASAVSKPEIEEKLRKRAEAIKNMDKIIVAARPSYKKLLKKQKEREPKWF is encoded by the coding sequence ATGTCCTCCCTAACGGCTAAGGAAGCATTTGCTAAGCTTCCCCAAAAATTacacaattttttcatcaagTACCCACCAAGACCGTTTGCTCAATACAAAGATGGCCCTTCCCTCACAACTGATCCAGACATGAACCCTTTCTACCACACTAAGAACCCTGATACTGGAAAATGGCGCGGTGCTCCCATTTCACGTCGAAGATCCGCTGACTTGTTCAAGATGGCCAAAAAGTTTGGTATTGAAGATCTCTTACCACCTGTGCCTAGAAAATTCTACGAAGAGAAATACGACAACAAGAAATGGATGCTTGGTATGACCCATCCTGCTAGTGCGGTAAGCAAACCTGAGATTGAAGAGAAATTGAGAAAACGTGCCGAAGCTATCAAGAATATGGACAAGattattgttgctgctaGACCAAGTTACAAGAAATTGCtcaagaagcaaaaagaaagagagccAAAATGGTTCTAA
- the XYL2 gene encoding Endo-1,4-beta-xylanase 2, with the protein MSGNPSLVLKKVDDIVFEDLAVPKIEHPTDVIVQVKKTGICGSDIHYYAHGKIGAFKLTKPMVLGHESSGVVHEVGEGVKNLKKGDRVAIEPGVPSRYSEAYKSGKYEIDPDMCFAATPESDPKKPNPPGTLCKYYKSPEDFLYKLPDNVSLELGAMVEPLSVGVHGIRLANLSFGENVIVFGGGPVGLLTAAAAKIFGALNIMVVDVVDEKLKLAKEIGAANYTFNSKSGGAEDLIKAFDGIRPDVVLECTGAEPCIKLAVQTVRDGGKVVQIGNASGDVSFPIVEFSSRELTLLGSFRYGYGDYATSIKILEKNYANGKENVQVDFEKLITNVFPWKEAVEAYDFVRAGKAVKCIIDGPE; encoded by the coding sequence ATGTCAGGAAATCCTTCTTTGGTACTTAAAAAAGTAGACGATATTGTCTTTGAAGACTTGGCTGTGCCCAAGATTGAGCATCCTACAGATGTTATTGTCCAAGTCAAGAAAACAGGAATCTGTGGTTCCGATATCCACTACTATGCACATGGTAAAATCGGCGCTTTCAAATTGACCAAGCCAATGGTGTTGGGACACGAGTCTTCGGGAGTGGTTCACGAAGTTGGTGAAGGTgtaaagaatttgaaaaaaggcGATAGGGTTGCAATTGAACCCGGTGTTCCCTCAAGATACAGTGAAGCTTACAAATCCGGTAAATACGAAATTGACCCCGATATGTGTTTTGCTGCAACTCCCGAATCCGACCCAAAGAAGCCCAATCCACCTGGTACTTTATGTAAGTACTACAAGTCACCCGAAGATTTCTTGTACAAATTGCCAGACAATGTTAGTTTGGAGTTGGGTGCCATGGTAGAACCATTGAGTGTTGGTGTTCACGGGATTAGATTGGCCAATTTATCATTTGGCGAGAATGTCATAGTGTTTGGAGGTGGCCCGGTTGGTTTATTGACGGCTGCAGCCGCCAAGATCTTTGGTGCTTTGAACATTAtggttgttgatgttgttgatgagaaattgaagttggcCAAGGAGATTGGCGCCGCCAATTACACTTTTAACTCCAAATCCGGCGGAGCTGAGGATTTGATCAAGGCATTTGATGGTATTAGGCCAGATGTTGTATTGGAATGTACTGGAGCAGAGCCATGCATTAAATTGGCAGTGCAAACTGTTAGAGACGGAGGTAAAGTGGTGCAAATTGGTAATGCAAGCGGCGATGTTTCTTTCCCCATTGTCGAATTTTCCAGCAGGGAATTGACATTGCTTGGTAGTTTCAGATACGGATATGGTGACTATGCTACTTCTATAAAGATTTTGGAGAAAAACTATGCAAATGGCAAAGAAAATGTGCAAGTTGattttgagaaattgatTACAAATGTATTTCCATGGAAGGAGGCTGTTGAGGCATACGACTTTGTGCGTGCAGGAAAAGCCGTCAAGTGTATTATTGATGGTCCAGAGTAA
- the ATP16 gene encoding delta subunit of the central stalk of mitochondrial F1F0 ATP synthase, atp16 (BUSCO:EOG092657H8): MFRQSFRQVAKQSLTAVRRSYATEAAASDALKLSLALPYQTLYSDQDVQQVNLPSVNGDLGILANHIPVVEQLRPGLLEVILKNGESEQYFVSGGLAMVQPGNKLTISAIEAFKPEDFDVNAVKNMISDAQKRAESGDEKVAAEASIELEVLEALQHVAK, translated from the coding sequence atGTTTAGACAATCATTCCGTCAAGTTGCAAAGCAATCTTTAACTGCTGTTAGAAGATCATACGCCACTGAGGCTGCTGCATCAGATGCCTTGAAATTGTCGTTGGCATTACCATACCAAACCCTTTACTCCGACCAAGATGTTCAACAAGTCAACTTGCCATCCGTCAACGGTGACTTGGGTATTTTGGCCAACCACATTCCAGTTGTTGAACAATTGAGACCAGGTTTGCTTGAGGTTATTTTGAAGAATGGTGAATCTGAACAATATTTCGTAAGTGGAGGCTTGGCAATGGTTCAACCAGGTAACAAATTGACCATCAGCGCAATCGAAGCATTCAAGCCAGAAGACTTTGATGTTAATGCTGTCAAGAACATGATCTCGGACGCACAAAAGAGAGCCGAATCAGGAGATGAAAAAGTTGCTGCTGAAGCCAGCATCGAATTGGAAGTCTTGGAAGCTTTACAACACGTTGCTAAATAA